In the Callospermophilus lateralis isolate mCalLat2 chromosome 7, mCalLat2.hap1, whole genome shotgun sequence genome, TCCCGGGGTTCTTGCTGCTGCCTTCGTGTTGGGGTTCTAATCGTGATGGGGACAAAGGCGAAAGCCGGGGGAAAACAATTGCTTCTCTTTACAACGGCGATCCTGTGTCCCCTGGTGCTGGGCAAGGGTACAGTACACATATCTGAACCGGAAATTCGAGTTCCTGAGAATAACCCGGTCAAGTTGCCCTGCTCCTACTCTGGCTTCTCTTCTCCCCGTGTGGAGTGGAAGTTTGTCCAGGGTGACACCACCAGTCTGGTTTGCTATAACAACAAGATCACAGCTTCCTATGAGGACCGTGTTACCTTCTCACCATCTGGCATCACCTTCCAATCTGTGACCCGGAAAGACAATGGGATGTATACTTGTATGGTCTCTGAGGAAGGTGGCAACAATTATGGGGAGGCCAGCATCCAGCTTATTGTGATTGTTCCCCCATCTAAGCCTACAGTCAACATTCCCTCCTCTGCTACCATTGGAAACCGGGCAGTACTGACTTGCTCAGAACAAGATGGTTCACCGCCCTCTGAATACATCTGGTTCAAGGATGGGATACAGATGCCTACAGATCCCAAGAACAACCGGGCCTTCATCAATTCTTCCTATACTCTGAATCAGAAGTCAGGGGAGTTGGTCTTTGATCCTGTGATGGGCTCTGATACCGGAGAATACAGTTGTCAGGCACAGAATGGGTATGGGACACCCATGAAGTCAGAAGCTGTACGCATGGAAGCTGTGGAACTGAACGTGGGAGGCATTGTAGCAGCTGTCCTTGTGACACTGATTCTCCTTGGAGTCTTAATTTTTGGCATCTGGTTTGCCTATAGCCGAGGCTACTTTGACAGAACAAAGAAAGGGACTTCAAGTAAGAAGGTGATTTACAGCCAGCCTACTGCTAGAAGTGAAGGGGAATTCAAACAGACTTCGTCCTTCCTGGTGTGACCTGACCTGGCTCATCTCCTGTCCTCTGTGCTTGCCCTACTCAGGTGCTGCCAGACTCTGGTCCCTAGTGTCTAGTTTCACAGGATGCCTTATTTGTCTTCTAGACCCCACAGGACACCCCACTTTTATCTTCCTTAGAATGTGACTGTAATAACGTCAGCTACGTGCCCCTTTCTCTTTTCTATCCTCCCTACCTTTCCGACCACTGTTGAGTGGCCTGAGACTTGTGTAAATTTTAATTCCCTGTCCTAGCAGGGAGCAGGCAAGAATTCTGGGCATGCCTCTGTTGATCTCCCTCACTAAGTAGACAGCAAGAGTGGCATGGCTTCCAGGAATTCAAAATCACTACCTGGCCTTACTTATGGCCTTTGAATAAGGATCTTGAGCCTATTTCCTAGGCTCTCTCCTGCCATAACGAGGACTGGTACCAGCAGTTCTGGAGTGGGATCTGGAGAGCAGAGAAGCTGAAATGGTTGTTTGGTGACGATGTTCTCTTCCATCTCTGGAGCCCACTCTTCTATCTTCCCACGAAAAGTGCCACTGGGATCCTCCTCGCTAAATCTTCCCCCTGAACACAAGCAGACTGACACTGTGTCTATAGGAAAGTGGGAGGGCATAGTGAACTTTCAGGGGACTTGGAGCGAAGACTTAAAACCACTGATTGAAAGAAAAGAAGGCTAGAGCTTTCTGTGCAAGCCATCACTCTTCCCTCAGCTGGAACAACTGGACAGACCCTTTAAAGATATCTGTAGAGCTGTGAGGATGTGCACGTATTATTTGTCTTGGCTCTTGGctgagcgtgtgtgtgtgtgtgtgtgtgtgtgtgtgtgtgtgtgtgtggtcttaGCTATATGCTGAAATCAGGCGGAGTGTTGGAGGGCTTCCTAGCTCTTCTGTGAGATTGTGTTTCTGTGTGTTTGTATCAACCAGATGTTGCTGGAAATAAAAACTtggtttgtcaaaaaaaaaaaaaaaagagtactgggctttaatgtctatctctctatcctgtaggtgataactcattatcttaaattaacccaggttgtgtgttcttaaaacagtacctctgcaaaacattaacaggcaacctttagaccatttataagaaaactacaaaatgaaattaacaagagtaaaaacatatttagttcttgtaatagctaccttgaactttaggagagttatacattatatcccctgtttgagatcctagtaatcttgacaaaaaccaactgttggacacaactttaaatgtactgaaatctggcctacttctttcatagtcattctcacatgtagtaagatgggaccagAGTTTTATCGCAGGTAAGGCggggctcttcataaatcttaagtaaAGTGTTGTatttctgaagctgatctttgcattttaaacatcattttacaaagcttacataaattgttgctcaagttcacatgaatattagctaacacaatataatacacatctaaaatatgaattaaagaaagactgaaagtttttaaccttttgtagaaaagtatcaaagtacttttgtgttttacaatattaacctttacacagattaggctctcattaacttaaaaatacacttaaatTGTACcttagtgtaaaaagtaacataaaactttacatatcctaTTGATAACaggatttatttaattatttatataatttgatGTTCCAGTTATAGAACATCAAGTgacataaataaatctccaatatgtttttcttttaagcctaaaattaccatacaactttagaacaccagcttgatataatgctcttttaaagcttctacctcacagacttgtatacctggaagatatgaacacattaatagcaccacaattacattgatgtttttatattaaccaagtttagcttttaaagaaataacatattacaatattgcaaaataacagttgttgtttaaccatagatgtataattatttttaagatttttttttttttttttggttagacacaatacgtttattttatttatttattttatgtggtgctgaggattgaacccagggcctcacacatgccaggtgagcactctgccactgagacacaaccccagcccaccagagttgtataatttttaatttctttaagattacttaaTCAAAAAACTTacttattggggctggggttgtggcacagtagtagaatgctcgcctagcatgggcgggacctgggttcaatcctcagcaccacataaaaataaaggcattgtgttgtgtccatctgcacctaagaaataaattttaaaaaatttacatatataatcaacttacacagacctttaTCATTTACTTAAGCTCTCTtatttacttaatcatatagactctcttatccagaaacacatttgccttctattaaatccatacctagaaccttctaatttctcttttccatctgttaacctccttttctgttcacattttgaaacaatccttgtaaatttctgaatttaggcagattatttcatagacatcaacattagtttttttgaacacctagaaaaacttttaagcataattttaaagacatctatcctttcatctgtttacccaatttaaattgaaccatttaaatcacgtgaatcaaagatatttggatccattttttaatttttccatgAGTGCTCTATATATCTGCCAATGTTCATAAagacattattattttcattttttgacaa is a window encoding:
- the LOC143403520 gene encoding junctional adhesion molecule A-like; the protein is MGTKAKAGGKQLLLFTTAILCPLVLGKGTVHISEPEIRVPENNPVKLPCSYSGFSSPRVEWKFVQGDTTSLVCYNNKITASYEDRVTFSPSGITFQSVTRKDNGMYTCMVSEEGGNNYGEASIQLIVIVPPSKPTVNIPSSATIGNRAVLTCSEQDGSPPSEYIWFKDGIQMPTDPKNNRAFINSSYTLNQKSGELVFDPVMGSDTGEYSCQAQNGYGTPMKSEAVRMEAVELNVGGIVAAVLVTLILLGVLIFGIWFAYSRGYFDRTKKGTSSKKVIYSQPTARSEGEFKQTSSFLV